In one Nicotiana tomentosiformis chromosome 6, ASM39032v3, whole genome shotgun sequence genomic region, the following are encoded:
- the LOC138893459 gene encoding uncharacterized protein has translation MIAGLKLARSLGAEVVEAKYDSLLVVNQVNETFEVQEDRMQRYLDKLQVTLHRFKEWTLQHIPREQNNEPDALANLGSSVEDDELDSGTVVQLMRSIIKEGHPEINSTSLTWDWRNKYIKYLKNGKLPSDPKESITLRTKAPRFTLSEGGTLFRRTFDGPLAICLGPRDTDNILQEIHEGTCRNYSGADSLVHKVIRPGYYWTDVGKNAREFI, from the coding sequence atgattgcaggtctcaaactagctagaagcttgggagcagaggtcGTGGAGGCTAAgtatgattccctcctcgtggtaaaccaagttaacgagaCTTTTGAAGTCcaagaagatcgaatgcagagatacttggataaactacaggtaactctacatcgatttaaggaatggaccttgcaacatatACCTCGAGAACAGAACAACGAGCCCGATGCTCTTGCAAAcctaggttcatcggtcgaagacgacGAACTCGACTCGGgaactgtcgtacaactcatgagatcgataATCAAAGAAGGTCAtcccgagataaactccacaagtttaacctgggattggagaaacaaatacataaagTACTTAAAAaatgggaagcttccatcagatccaaaggaatcgataactctgcgcacaaaggcaccgcggttcaccttgtccgaaggcggaacactgtttagaaggacattcgatggaccattagcaatatgtttgggaccgagAGATACCGATAACATCCTACAAGAAATTCATGAGGGAACTTGTAGAAAttattccggtgccgattcgctggtccacaaagtaatcagaccagggtattattggaccgatgtGGGCAAGAATGCAAGGGAGTTCAtttga